One Trichormus variabilis 0441 genomic window, GAAACTAGGGGTAGCAGACGTAATAATATGAGTAAATATGTTAAGAGAACAGCCGAAAGCGTACTAATTTGATCAGCGAAAAAAGTTTTACTTAACAGCACAATTATCAGCAAAGATGTAACTCCCAAAAACTCACTTAAGGGAGTGATGGCGTTGGAGTTCATCTGAGCTTTAAAGTCTGCCAATTCGCGCTCACGGATTAGCCGTTTAATTCTATTAAATTCTTTTCTTTCATTCGCTGTGGTCTTGACAAGACGAATGCCATTGAGAGTTTCTAGCACAGCAATGGAGTAGGCTTTCGACATTTCACTTAATATCTTGCCAAACTTGCGAGAACGGCTAATTGCAAATTGATTGACTAAGGTTACCAGCGACAGCAAGATTGCCGCCATGATAGTTAATTGCCAAGATATTGATAGTAATAGACAGATAAAAACAGAAATTGTAATACTGAGAATAACTAATTTGATGATATTGCCTACATAACTAGCGGCACGGCCAATTTCACCTCCCAAACGATTGATTAAGTCACCAACTTTGGTTTTGGCGTAATAATCTATATCAATATTGAGTAATAAATCGATGCCTGCCTCTCGCATATCCGCAGTCAGTCTGCGAGTTAGAGAACTTGATGATAGTGTGCTGGTATATGTGGCTAAATTTTTTAAGGCAATTGTCAAGATGATTGCTCCCGCCATTGCGGCAATCCGATAATTTTCTGGCACATTATCGAATGGGGTCATAATGGCTTTGAGCAAACCCGGAGCGCCTTTCAAGTCTACTGGTTGTCCTACTATTCGTAAAATTACTGGTACAATCAGTGCTGTACTAATCCCATTAAATAAAGCTCCAGAAAATCCTAATATTATCGTCAGTAGAATTAATCCTGGGTAGGGTTTCGCAAATTTTAGTAAGATGCGTCTGGTAAGCATTTAGTTTATGAGGGTAACACTAGAGTCATTTTTAACATAAAGTATCCAGGCATTCATTAATTTCTCCTTTTATTTGCCAGCAATATCTATTTATACTTACAAATTAGCAATAACCGACTGTAGAGTAGTTGCCATAGCAGATATACTGTACTTTTCTATACATCTTATTCTAGCTTGGCGACCGCGATCGCTCGCTCCATCCAAATCTGCAAATATCAACTTAATTTGCGTTGCTATTTCCTCAGGACAAGCCGGTTCAACTAAATAAGCCGTTTCCCCAACGATTTCGGGAATATCCCCCACTCTTGTGGCTAGAATTGGCTTGGCCATGGCCATCCCATCAGTTAGTTTCAAGGGAAACTGCGCTAAAGCTGCTGGTGTATTTCTTTGGGGAACAACAATAATGTGAGCAGCAGCTACAATTTTGGGCATTTCCGTTGGTGGAGATTTTGGTAACTGGATAATCCAACGTCCCCATTTTTCCCTCAGTTGAGCATCATAGTCATCATAAGGGCTACCACCAACAATCACTAGTCTCAAATCAGGCTCATTAAGAATGTCTAACGCCATTAAGACATCTTCCACACCTTTATATGGTCTGGGTGCGCCAGGAAACATTAAAATTCTGTATTCGGATAACCCATAACAAGCTCGGCTTTCTTCTGCGTTGTAGTTAATAGGATTAAATAAATCAGTATCTTTACCATTAGGTATATATACACCACCGAAGCGTTCTTGTAAAAATTTGGTATGAATAGTAACTACATTAGCTTTTGGCGCAATTCCTTCCACCAATTTTAAATACAAAGGATGATCAGGATTGCGTAATGCTCCATCCGGCTTAAAAATATCTCGATAAAGTTGTTTTAATGAAGGGCGATACTGCCAGTTTTCTCCACCGTGCCAACCTAATTCCCAATCATCTATATCTAGAATTACTGGCTGACGAGTACTGATTTTTTTCCATAAAGATAGACCTAATGTTGTAGGTTTAGGTCGCATCGCATAAATAATATCACCATCAATTCTCTTCAAGAGTTGATTGGCTGAAACTAAAAATTTTGGATAGTTATAGCCTATGAATTGATTAATCTGAATTTCTGATTGGGGAAACACTGCTGCTTCGCCAAAGACAAATCCTAAAATTTCAACTTGATAGTTTAGCTTTTGTAGGGCTTGAGCTAAAAGAAAAGAACGTACAGAACCGCCTCCCCATCTTCCTGCTCCAGCACTGGATAAGTCGCTGACAACTATGGAAACTTTTAGCTTGGATTTGTTAGCCTGTAGATTCACGATGCAATTTTGTTGTGATAATTTAACTAAGTCCTGATACTAATGATAAGTCTTGGTCTGGGATTTATACTTTATGTTTGAAATATATCTAGGGTAGGCAATACTCATCAAGATAATCATAATAGGGAAACATAGCCTACCCTTATGAAGATACTACTAATAAATTTTTATACTACCAGTTAATTAGCTTTAATTGCCCTGTCTGAATATGGTCAAAAATCCGATTAATTTGGCGGCGTTCTTGTTCATCAATATCATGATGATTAAAAACGGCAGATGTTAGCAAAGCATGGTCTTGGGGACTCATTTTACCGGAACGTAAGATTCTATCTACGATTTGCTTAACTGTAGTTTCTGTTTGACTATAAACACTGGTGTAAGTGTATCTGTAGTCAGTAGTCATATATTCTCCTATAGTGGTGAATTTATCTGGAAATGAGACTCTACTCCTCTGGCTAAAAAGTAGATACGTAGAAAATATTGCAACTTCATCAAAACTTATAATTAAAGATAGAAGTTAATATCTGTATATTTATAGATTTTCGGCATTTTGGGAGCAAAAAAGAACACATTTAATCTAACTTTACATTTATACTTCCTCCCAGAGAATTATCACTGATAAATAATGAGTATATTTATAATTTCCGATTACACTTCCAGTGTAATTACGGTTGTATAATATCATGGTTTATAAAAAGTGAAACAGCAAAAATAAAATCCTGGTATTTTATATGGCTTGTCTCAAGCTTAAGTTAATGACCAGAATTAGCGATCGCTAATAGACTAAAAATATTGACTGGCTACGGAGATAAAGATTATGCAGGTGATTCGTTTGGCCGCACTTTCAGACAATTACATCTTCTTATTACACGACAGCCAAAAAAATATCGCCGCCGTTGTTGACCCAGCAGAAGCCGAGCCAGTACTTAAGCAACTTGCACAGCTAAACGCAGAATTAGTGGCAATTTTTAACACACACCACCACAATGATCATGTAGGTGGCAACCAGCAATTAATCCAAAACTTTCCCCAACTAAAAGTTTATGGTGGCGCTGAAGATAAAGGCAGAATCCCTGGACAACAGGTATTTTTACAACCAGGCGATCGCGTCCAATTTACTGATAGAGTAGCTGAAGTTATCTTTGTACCAGGACATACCCGCGCTCACATCGCTTACTACTTCCCTCCTCAAACAGCCGATACACCAGGAGAATTATTCTGCGGAGATACTCTGTTTGCTGGTGGTTGCGGTCGTTTATTTGAAGGTACACCAGCGCAAATGGTGGAATCTTTAACTAAGCTGCGTTCCTTACCAGAAAATACCCGTGTCTGGTGCGCTCATGAATACACCTTAAAAAATTTACAATTTGCACTCAGTGTAGATAGTGAGAACACTGAATTACAAAAACGCTTTGACGAAGTTAAGACAAAGCGCAGTCAAGGAATAGCCACAGTCCCTTCCTTATTGGGAGTAGAAAAGCTCACCAATCCCTTTTTACGTTGGGAACAACCCTCATTACAGTCAGCAGTTAACAGTAATGACCCTGTACAAACCTTTGCCCGCATTCGCGGATTAAAGGATAAGTTTTAGTGATTGGTAATTGGTTGAAAGTTGTTCTCTTCCGCTCCTCTGCTTCCTCAATCCCTAGTCCGGCTAAAAAATTTATAGCAAACAGTTGCGATCGCCCCCGGCAGTTCGCTAGGATCTGTAAGCTTTAGGGTATAGAAATGCTGGGAATAAGGCTACACTAACGTGAGCGCTCCTGCTGCAACCCAAGTTAATGAGATTTTACAGGAAAAATAGAAAACATGGTGAAACGCGTACAATTAGTTTTAACTAAGGATGTCAGCAAGCTAGGCAGATCCGGCGACTTAGTAGACGTAGCTCCTGGTTATGCTCGGAATTATTTAATTCCTCAGAGTTTAGCAACTCATGCTACCCCTGGTATTCTCAAGCAAGTAGAACGCCGCCGTGAACAAGAACGGCAACGTCAATTAGAACTCAGACAACAAGCATTAGAGCAGAAAGAAGCTTTAGAAAAAGTTGGCAGCTTAAAAATTGCCAAGCAAGTTGGTGAAAACGAAGCGATTTTTGGTACAGTTACCAGCCAAGATGTTGCAGACGCTATCCAAGCAGCTACCAGTCAAGAAGTAGACCGCCGTGGTATTACCATTCCTGACATTGGCAAACTGGGTACTTACAAAGCCGAAATTAAGCTATTCTCTGACGTTACAGCACAAATTGATATTGAAGTTGTAGCAAGCTAAAGGAAACAGGGGAGCAGAGGAGCAGGGGAACAGGGGAGCAGAGGAGACTTAAACTTACTACACCCTGACATCCCTACACCCTGGCACCCCCATACCCTGGCACCCCCATACCTTGACACCCCTATGGCTGAAGAATTGAGCTTTCAAGGCGACGGTAGTAACCGCCTTCCACCCCAAAACATCGAGGCAGAAGAAGCAATTTTAGGGGGCATTCTACTAGATCCAGAAGCGATTGGTCGAGTAAGCGAAGTCCTGATTACCGAAGCTTTTTATATTAGCGCCCACAGGGATATCTATCAAGCCGCATTGCGTCTCCACGGCCAAGGTAAACCCACAGATTTGCTGTCAGTCACAAGTTGGCTCACTGATAATGACTTACTGACCCGCATAGGTGGTAGAAACAAATTAGCCACCTTGGTAGACCGCACAGTCTCAGCTGTGAATATCGATGCCTTAGCAGGGTTAGTGATGGAAAAATACCTGCGACGGCAATTAATTAAAGCTGGCAATGAAATTGTCCATCTCGGTTACGAGACAGAAAAAGAATTACCCATAGTACTAGACCAAGCAGAACAGAAAGTTTTTGGCGTTACTCAAGAACGACCCCAATCAGGCTTAGTTCACATCGCAGACACCCTAATTAATAACTTCCAAGAAATTGAGGAGCGCAATCAAGGCATTGCTTTACCTGGTATTCCCTGCGGCTTTTATGATTTAGATGCGATGACTAGTGGCTTTCAGCGTTCTGATTTAATCATCGTCGCTGGCAGGCCATCAATGGGGAAAACAGCATTTTGTTTGAACCTAGCTAATAATATCGCTGCTTCCATGAAGCTACCTGTTGCTGTTTTCAGTTTAGAAATGTCGAAAGAGCAGCTGGTACAACGTCTACTGGCTAGTGAAGCCCAAATCGAAAGTGGCTATCTGCGGAGTGGTCGCCTCAGTCAAACACAATGGGAACCATTAAGCCGGGCGATTAGTATGCTGTCTGAAATGCCCATTTTTATTGATGACACGCCGAATATTACCGTCACCCAAATGCGCTCTCAAGCTAGAAGATTACAAGCCGAACAAGGTGTAGAACTGGGTTTGATAGTGATAGATTACCTGCAATTAATGGAAGGAGGCGGAGATAATCGCGTCCAAGAGTTATCTAAAATTACCCGTTCTCTCAAAGGTTTAGCTAGAGAATTATCCGTACCTGTAATAGCTCTGTCTCAGCTAAGTCGTGGCGTAGAAGCACGCACCAACAAGCGTCCTATGTTGTCTGATTTACGTGAAAGCGGCTCCATTGAGCAGGATGCGGATTTAGTTATTATGTTATACCGTGATGATTACTATAACAGCGACACCCCCGATCGCGGCCTAGCGGAAGTAATTATAGCGAAACATCGCAACGGCCCAACAGGTACAGTAAAACTCCTATTTGACCCACAGTTTACCAAATTTAAAAACTTAGCCAGATCGGGCTATTAAATGATGATGAATACAGTCAACAGTCAACAGTCATGAGTTTTTACCTTTGACTGTGGACTATTGACTATGGACTATTCCCCTACTTCACTTCCAACAATTCCACATCAAATAGTAGGGTTGAGTAAGGTGGAATCACCCCACCAGCACCACGAGCGCCATAACCCAATTCTGAGGGGATGATTAATTGACGACGACCACCTACTTTCATGGTGCTAAGTCCTTCATCCCAACCTTTAATGACTTGTCCAACACCGATGGTAAAGCTGAAGGGACGATTGCGATCGCGTGAGCTATCAAACTTGGTACCATCTTCTAAAGTACCAGTGTAGTGAACTACGACGGTTTGTCCACTTTTGGGAGTCGCGCCAGTTCCCTCTTCTATTTCCACATATTTGAGACCAGAATCGGTAGTGACAGTCGGCTTAGAGGCATCAGACATAATATTGCTCTTGATTGGAGTATTGTTTTCAGTAACGCTAATGGTGGCTAGTGGAGTTTGCGGTAAATTAGCAGCAATAGCAGAGTCCTGTTTATTCCCTACTTGTGCCAACACCAAAACCACAACACAAACCAGCATCAAACCTATGCTGAGTAAAATTGCTTTCAAAATTAGCCCTCCCCACTGAGGTAGTTTGGCAATGAAAATTACCAACAGGACACAATTAGTTTAAATCAGAAGCACATCCTAACGCCAAAGCTTATTTTCTAAATCGCGCACTTGACGTTCTAAACGGTCAATTCTTCCCCGCAATTCATCCACTTCAGACTGACGCGCTACCCCTAAATCCTGCATCATATTTCGCATTTGTCGTTGCATTTGGGCATCCCATGTCCCCTGCTCGGTCTTTAACTGCTGTACAATGTCATCCATAACAGCTTTAGCTTGCTCTGGATTGAGCTTACCGTCTTTGACCAATTCATCACTAACCTCCTTGAGTTTTTCTGCCACCAAAGAAGTTGTACCAATACCAAGCATCATTATTTGTTGCAACCAGTTGTTGCTGTCCATACTCTTTCCCTATTCCTTATTTCAAACCAGCCGACCCTTGCTCCTGAGTGTATGCAATCAAGCTATGCTGGAAGCGTAGTTATTCTAGCCTACAGTTCTATTTTGGCAGATTGGCAAACACAAGGGATGAATGGGTGTGGTTATAGAATTTCTGAGGTTTAAAGTTGAAGCTAGCCTGCGAGAGAGTTATATCCACAAGGATGCAGAGATTTGGACAACAGCATTGGCCAAGTATCCAGGGTTTTTAGGTAAAGAAGTTTGGACAAATCCCCTAGAATCCACAGAAGTGATTTTTATCATTTATTGGGAAACTAAAGAACACTGGAAAACCATACCAGCAGCAGATTTAGAGGCTATTGAGCAAAGGTTTAAGCAAGCTGTGGGAGATATCTATGAGTTAGTGGAATTTAGGGAGTATCAAGTACGGAAATTTCTCCATAACTAGCAATTGCCCCACAGCGCCAGAAATCAGCAACTAAGCAGACATAATATTATGTCTAGTATTTTTGACTTTACTAGCATAAATGATGAATTTGTGTTGTACATTTCATCTACAATATGTATACCCAATCTGCCTAAAATCCTACCCAGACAATCTAGAGCAATCCTCCATGCACAATAAATTAACTAACGCAAATATTGAAAATTATCACGTTCTCTTAACTCCAAACGAAGTAAAAGAAAAATTACCGTTAACAGAAACTGCGGCAGAAATAGTTTTACAGTTTAGATGTGAAATAGAGAAAATATTAGATTTTCAAGATAGACGCAAATTTATAGTAGTTGGGCCTTGTTCTATTCATGACCCTAATGCAGCATTGGAATACGCCCATAAGTTAAAAAAATTAGCCGAACGCGTCCAGGATAAACTACTGTTAATTATGCGGGTTTATTTTGAAAAGCCCCGCACAACTGTAGGCTGGAAAGGATTAATTAATGATCCAGAAATGGATGATTCTTTTCTGGTGGAAAATGGCTTATTACTAGCCAGAGATTTACTCATCAAGTTAACAGAGTTAGGGCTACCCACCGCTACAGAGGCTCTAGACCCTATTGTACCGCAATATATTGGTGAATTGATCACATGGGCGGCGATCGGCGCACGCACAACGGAATCCCAAACTCACAGGGAAATGGCTAGCGGTCTCTCTATGCCTGTGGGTTTCAAAAATGGCACTGATGGTAATATTCAAGTAGCTTTAAATGCTTTACATTCTGCCAGAATGCCGCATAATTTTTTGGGCATTAATCCTGACGGACAGGTAAGTGTATTTGAAACGAAAGGTAATGCCTACGGTCATGTTATTTTGCGTGGAGGAAATCAACCTAATTTTGATTCTGAAAGTGTTAGACAAGTAGAAGAAAAATTAAAGCAGGCTAAATTACCTCCAAGAATTGTCATTGATTGTAGTCATGGTAATACTAATAAAAATTACAGGCTACAATCTGATGTTTTAGAAAACGTTGTGCAACAGATAGTTGATGGTAATACATCGATTGTAGGGATGATGCTGGAATCAAATTTATATGAAGGGAATCAACCCATTAACTGCAAACGGGAAGAATTGAAATATGGGGTTTCTGTAACTGACCCCTGTATCGGTTGGGAGCAAACGGAAAAAATTATCTTGGCTGCTTACGAAAAACTTAATTGAGGGACTTCCAGATAAAAACAATAGCCAAAATGTAGTGTGCGTCAGTATGAATAATTTATGAGTATAGTTAGGTTCTATGGCACTGACGCACCCTACTAAACCATAAATTTCGGATAATTTATTTTTTGTTGTTCCTTGTTGTAATTTTGTGGAGACGTTGCAATGCAACGTCTCTATGGTGTTTTTAGAGGATGGAGCCAATTTCTTTGAGATAAACCCGTGTGAATGGTTCATCTTCGCCTAATGTGTAGTCTTCTATTAGTCCTTTGCGCCGAATGGAAACATCTTTTTCTTTTTTAATAACAACAGTAGAACCGTCGAACACATCCCGCGCTAACATCATTTCTGTTTCGCTGGGATTATCTAAAACTACCAAATTACTCCCTTGATAAAACATTCCGTCTTCTTCTAGGGTATCCTCCGGATATTCAGCAATTAATAAATCGAGTTTGGGATGACGTAGCAAACTTTGGATGTTGCTATTGTAATCGTCGCGTAGTACCTTTTGCGATCGGTTGACAAAAACGGCATCACGACAAACAGCGCCTATTGTCCATTCTGGATGTTGCAACAAAATGTGGTCAATTGTGGTTTGCAATTCCTCCACGGAGATTTTATTAAAGGTCATAATTGGGATTCTGGCATCTAAACCAGATTTAAAAAAGGTTTCTAAAATGTGAGAAGGTACGTCAACGCTTTCACCTACGGCTGGGTTAAGGTGCATCATTACACCTGGTGCGGCGTTGATTTCGATGATGGCAAAATTACCAGCTTTCCAAGATTCAGAAAGGTCTTCAGTTATGACATCAATTCCCAGACAAGTCAAACGGAAATATTGAGCAATATCTTGCGCCAAGATGATGTTGTCGTCATGGATAGTATGAGTAGCATTGATACTCATCCCTCCGGCTGAAAGATTAGCAACTTTCCGTAAGTGAACAGTTTCACCTTTGTCCAGTACTGTTTTTAATGACAAGCGCTGTTCTTCTAAGTAGTGTTCCATTGCGTCATCAACGATAATCTTACTCATCGGTGAAGTTGGACTATCTAAACGCGCTGCTTTGCGGTTTTCTTTCTGAATTAATTCCCAAATTGTTGAGTCACCATCACCAACTACCGATGCAGGATGACGTTCTGTAGCGGCTACAAATCGACCATTAACACATAGCAAGCGAAAATCTTTGCCTTTGATGCTTTTTTCGACAATTATCCGTGCGGGTTCGTTTTCAGGAATCGCTTCCAATGCTCTATCATAAGCAACTTCAAGTTCGTCTACATCTTTGATATCTGCGGTGACACCAATTCCCTTGTGACCTACTACCGGCTTGACTGCTACTGGATAGCCGATGTCTTTGGCTACTTGTCGCGCTTCTTTTTGCGAATAGACGATTTCACCTTGTGGTACTGGAAAACCCAATGTGTGGAGAAAAGCTTTGCAGTCATCTTTCCGAGTGGTGAAGTCAGAATCAATATGGCTGTCGCAATTAAAGGTTGTGGCTACACCCCGGATATGTTTTTTTCCCCAGCCGTATTGCATTAATCCTTCGTCCCACAGATAAAAGGTGGGAATACCTTTTTCGTAGGCTGTTCGCAATAAGGCGTAAACTGTGGGACCTCCGTATACAGATTGGCGAAACCGATTTTGCAAGGTGACAAGCTGGTCATCCCAGAAAAAATCATCATCTTGGTTAATGGCTTCAAACCAGTCCCAAACTAGGTAAACTACTGATCTGATTGTGCGTTCGTGCAGTGCTTGAACAGCAATTTTTGTATATTTACTGTGCGGTTTCACACTCCAGCGATGGAAGTGTAAATTCATGTCTAGCTTGCCCACTTCTGACACAGTTTGGGCAAATAAGTGGGCATAAGATTCGTAGTTTTGCTCTCGTAGATGAGGATAGCGATCGCCTACTCTAGTAATATAATCTTCGATAGGTAAAGGCTTTCTATTTTCTACTACAGCAAAATCAAACACTAACGCCCCTGTATCTAAATAAGGATTTGAACCAACATAATACCGACAATTGAAGATATCAAATACATCTGTCTTTCTGGCATTAATGCGGACTAAATCGGTGCTTGTTTCCTGAACCATTGATGCTAAACCTCTGGCTAAACACCTAATAAATGTAACGTTTAATTTCCCGTAAGGAGTCTTAATAATTTAAGATTATCTTACATAATAATTTTGAAATTTTTAAATCTACAGTTGTTCTGGCTGAATCTAACTTTAATTATAGGTTTCTGCACCTATCCCAAGACATAATTAAATTAATACCTGGCTCAGTATATAGTCGTTCCATAGGACGAGTATTTGATTTATAAAATACACCTAGAAATATAGGTAGGGTGGGCAATACCCACCACAACTATCATACGGTGGGCATTGCTCACCCTACAGATACTTAGATATTTTGAATAATCAAATTTGACTCCTATATGCGATTTATAAATGGTAGAGGGAGGTAATAAGTAATTAATGGGTGATTAGCTATTGGTTGATTAAGCATGAAAAAATACCTATCAATTACAAAAAATATAACTTTTGAAGGGTGTAATATCCTCAGAAAGTTTGTAAAAAGGAAGGGATGGTTACGCGAGACAATCAAGATATGAATAGCACACAAGCTGATCTAAGGGATGAAGTTAGACAACTTGCAGAGGAAGCTTTTCACCTAAAACTGATATCTGGACACGGAGACGGGCCAGATATAGAAGAGTATCAAATTGTCTACCAAGGTAAACCCAGACATTTGCCATTGGAACAAGCAAGATTGTTTCTCACAAACTTACTCTACAGAAATCGTATTCACTAAAAGTCTTTAATTAAATATCAATTTGCACAAATTTTCACTCATCGTTGACAGATTTTTAAACCAATAAACCACTTTAGTAGCATCACTTTACTAAACTGCTAGTGAGATATACTATCCCCAAATTTCAGAGAAAATGGGGATAGTATACCTGGCTTTTACTTAGATTTAAATTCTCACATAATAGAAATATAATTTTCTGACAACCAGAATTTAGGTAATAGTTCATAAGAGATAATTAAGTTATTTTTTGAATTGCTTTAATCAGTCCTATGGGCGATTTTATACATATAAATGTCATGCTTTATTGATATTACATAAATAAATCTATGGTTGGAGATATTATGACTGCAAGTGAAAACAAAAGGCAGTTGGTAATTATTGGTGGTGCAGAAGATAAAGATGGTGACTCGCAAATACTGCGGGAGTTTGTGCGCCGTTCTGGTGGTACAAAAGCTCACATTGTCATCATGACGGCGGCGACAGAACTACCCAGGGATGTGGGAGAGAATTACATTAGAGTGTTTGAACGTCTAGGTGCGGAAAAAGTTCGGATAATTGATACAGAAACCCGTGAAGATGCGTCTTCATCAACTGCACTGGAAGCGATCGCCAAAGCAACTGGTATATTCTTCACTGGGGGAGATCAAGCCCGGATTACCAGCATCATCAAAGATACCGAAATTGATGCAGCAATTCACAAGCGCTTCTCTGAAGGTATCGTTGTTGGTGGCACAAGTGCCGGTGCGGCAGTCATGCCAGATAAAATGATTGTGGAAGGTGACTCAGAAACCAATCCTCGCTTAGAAATTGTAGAAATGGGGCCAGGTTTGGGTTTTCTTCCTGGGGTAGTCATTGACCAGCATTTTTCTGAACGCGGACGCTTGGGACGCTTAATTACAGCATTGATTAGAGAACCAGCCGTACTAGGGTTTGGGATTGACGAGAATACTGCTATGGTTGTGACCGACAGCCAGATTGAAATCATTGGCCAAGGTTCAGTCACAATTGTGGATGAGTCAGAGTCTACATACAACAATATGGATGAAATCCTCAGGGATGAAGCTTTAGCAATTTGTGGCGCAAAACTACACATTTTGCCACATGGCTACAAATTTGATCTGAAAACTCGCAAGCCTATTTTAACTAATGGTGCGGCGGCGGATGCTTCTGTACCAGTTGGTTCGGCAACTATTTCTGCGGCTGTTTAACTAGCCATTATCAGCTACGCCCATTAAGACAGATGAAATAGGGGTTAGGGAAGAATCAATTCCAGATCAAAGCATCTCTTTCCCCTATCCCCATTACCTAATTCACCACTTGACTACCATGACTGCGAGGATCGTCTTGACTACCGATAGGTGCAACTGGTGTAGAGACTTGAGAAACTTGTCCACTAGTTTGAGCATGGGGTAAAGCGGAACCAGTCACCAAGGCTTCTAAATTACTTGCCATAATTGTATGGGGTTGATCGCCGATCGCCTGGGCTAGACTTTCCCCCTCTTTGTTTAAAAATACAAAGTGAGGAATACCGTCTACTCGATATTTCAGCATCTCCGGCAACCACTTGGTATTATCTACATTGAGCATGACAAAATTCACCTTGTCAGCATACTGTTGTTCAAATTCTGCAATATCTGGAGCCATTTTTTGACAAACAGTACACCAGTTAGCGTAAAATTCCACCAT contains:
- the gloB gene encoding hydroxyacylglutathione hydrolase — encoded protein: MQVIRLAALSDNYIFLLHDSQKNIAAVVDPAEAEPVLKQLAQLNAELVAIFNTHHHNDHVGGNQQLIQNFPQLKVYGGAEDKGRIPGQQVFLQPGDRVQFTDRVAEVIFVPGHTRAHIAYYFPPQTADTPGELFCGDTLFAGGCGRLFEGTPAQMVESLTKLRSLPENTRVWCAHEYTLKNLQFALSVDSENTELQKRFDEVKTKRSQGIATVPSLLGVEKLTNPFLRWEQPSLQSAVNSNDPVQTFARIRGLKDKF
- a CDS encoding phasin family protein, with the protein product MDSNNWLQQIMMLGIGTTSLVAEKLKEVSDELVKDGKLNPEQAKAVMDDIVQQLKTEQGTWDAQMQRQMRNMMQDLGVARQSEVDELRGRIDRLERQVRDLENKLWR
- the dnaB gene encoding replicative DNA helicase — translated: MAEELSFQGDGSNRLPPQNIEAEEAILGGILLDPEAIGRVSEVLITEAFYISAHRDIYQAALRLHGQGKPTDLLSVTSWLTDNDLLTRIGGRNKLATLVDRTVSAVNIDALAGLVMEKYLRRQLIKAGNEIVHLGYETEKELPIVLDQAEQKVFGVTQERPQSGLVHIADTLINNFQEIEERNQGIALPGIPCGFYDLDAMTSGFQRSDLIIVAGRPSMGKTAFCLNLANNIAASMKLPVAVFSLEMSKEQLVQRLLASEAQIESGYLRSGRLSQTQWEPLSRAISMLSEMPIFIDDTPNITVTQMRSQARRLQAEQGVELGLIVIDYLQLMEGGGDNRVQELSKITRSLKGLARELSVPVIALSQLSRGVEARTNKRPMLSDLRESGSIEQDADLVIMLYRDDYYNSDTPDRGLAEVIIAKHRNGPTGTVKLLFDPQFTKFKNLARSGY
- a CDS encoding TIGR03792 family protein encodes the protein MGVVIEFLRFKVEASLRESYIHKDAEIWTTALAKYPGFLGKEVWTNPLESTEVIFIIYWETKEHWKTIPAADLEAIEQRFKQAVGDIYELVEFREYQVRKFLHN
- a CDS encoding FKBP-type peptidyl-prolyl cis-trans isomerase; amino-acid sequence: MLVCVVVLVLAQVGNKQDSAIAANLPQTPLATISVTENNTPIKSNIMSDASKPTVTTDSGLKYVEIEEGTGATPKSGQTVVVHYTGTLEDGTKFDSSRDRNRPFSFTIGVGQVIKGWDEGLSTMKVGGRRQLIIPSELGYGARGAGGVIPPYSTLLFDVELLEVK
- the rplI gene encoding 50S ribosomal protein L9, whose translation is MVKRVQLVLTKDVSKLGRSGDLVDVAPGYARNYLIPQSLATHATPGILKQVERRREQERQRQLELRQQALEQKEALEKVGSLKIAKQVGENEAIFGTVTSQDVADAIQAATSQEVDRRGITIPDIGKLGTYKAEIKLFSDVTAQIDIEVVAS
- a CDS encoding 3-deoxy-7-phosphoheptulonate synthase; this encodes MHNKLTNANIENYHVLLTPNEVKEKLPLTETAAEIVLQFRCEIEKILDFQDRRKFIVVGPCSIHDPNAALEYAHKLKKLAERVQDKLLLIMRVYFEKPRTTVGWKGLINDPEMDDSFLVENGLLLARDLLIKLTELGLPTATEALDPIVPQYIGELITWAAIGARTTESQTHREMASGLSMPVGFKNGTDGNIQVALNALHSARMPHNFLGINPDGQVSVFETKGNAYGHVILRGGNQPNFDSESVRQVEEKLKQAKLPPRIVIDCSHGNTNKNYRLQSDVLENVVQQIVDGNTSIVGMMLESNLYEGNQPINCKREELKYGVSVTDPCIGWEQTEKIILAAYEKLN
- a CDS encoding glycosyltransferase family 4 protein yields the protein MNLQANKSKLKVSIVVSDLSSAGAGRWGGGSVRSFLLAQALQKLNYQVEILGFVFGEAAVFPQSEIQINQFIGYNYPKFLVSANQLLKRIDGDIIYAMRPKPTTLGLSLWKKISTRQPVILDIDDWELGWHGGENWQYRPSLKQLYRDIFKPDGALRNPDHPLYLKLVEGIAPKANVVTIHTKFLQERFGGVYIPNGKDTDLFNPINYNAEESRACYGLSEYRILMFPGAPRPYKGVEDVLMALDILNEPDLRLVIVGGSPYDDYDAQLREKWGRWIIQLPKSPPTEMPKIVAAAHIIVVPQRNTPAALAQFPLKLTDGMAMAKPILATRVGDIPEIVGETAYLVEPACPEEIATQIKLIFADLDGASDRGRQARIRCIEKYSISAMATTLQSVIANL